GAGGAGgcggagaaaggggagccctgggCACTGCTGGTGGGACCGCGGGCTGGGGCAGCCACCCCGgggaactgtgtggaggttcctcagagcgTTAGCAACCGAGCTGGCCCAGAAGCCGGTAATCCCattactgggcatttacccaaagaacacaaaatcgATCATTGAAAGGGACACATGCGGCCCGGGGTTTGCGGCACGACCCGCAATGACCAAGATGTGGAAAAGCAGCTCGGGGGCCTGTGGACAGACGGATGGACAGAGAGGAGGTGGCGTGTGTTCACGCGGGAACATTGGCCGTCGGAAAGGGGAGATCCTGCCGTCTGCGGCAGCGTGAGTGGACCCAGCAGGCGTGGTTCTGAGTGGAGTAGGTCAAAGGAAGGGAAACACGCTTGCCTCGCTCGGGTGTGGAATTCTAGAAACAAAACGAGCAAAGGAAAGACGAGAAACAATCCGGGACACCGACCCTTCCGTGTAGAGAACTCGGTccgcagggggcgggggagcgggcaCTAGGTCCGGGGTGAAGCACACAGCACCCCGGGAGCGCCGCGGGGTGTGCGCCCCAAACCAACAACACCGCGGGGAGCCACACTGCACTTGAGGCCTTGTTTCTCGGGAACAACAGCAACCACAAGGCGACGGGGATGGCAAAGACCAGCAACCTGAGCATCATCGGCCCCTGAAACCCCGCAGACCTTAGAGGGGGTAAGTGCCTTCCTGCAGGTTCGGGCTCGGATGGGGCCCACACAGGTGTCTCCTGTGTCCCGCCCCCGCCGGCCTGGCCCTGTCCCAGGCTCCTGGTCCCCTGACCTGGGAGGCTCACCCAGGCACAGCACTCACGCTGTCACTGCCCTGGGAGCAGCgcccacctcccaccacctctGCATGCGTCAACCATGGAGCCCCCTCCCCTGAAATGCCTTCGAGGCAGCAGGGAAATGGGGCAAGTCCGTCCCCAGATGGACTCACTGTTTCTGCAGCACACGagacccaggtgcctctcctcgAGGACACCATGGTCACACTCTGGAGCCAGTCCTTGCAAGGCTTCGAGGTCCCTCCACTCTGCCTTCGTGGGGCGGAGATGAATTTGTGTGGATTGGCCCCTGGAAACAGGCAGATGCCCCAGGGGCGAACAGGCCCCTCCAGGCACCCACGTGTGTGGCTGGAGCATGTTCAGGAGGCACCGTCAGCCcgccctggggagcaggggtgggggtgggaccaCACACGCAGCCTCCAGGCCGTGGGGAGCCCGCCCCCCCCAAACCTTAGATGTACCTTTCAAGTGGCCAAGCTCAGCCCCCGTCTGGACTGGCTGCCTGGTGGGTCCGGGCTTCCCAGGTATCAAGGCTCCACGTGTGTCCTTGGGGGGCTATTCCTGCAGCCACCAGGCCGTGTCCTGGCAAAGCAGcgctcaccccccacccccatccccgccaCACCTTCGGGAGAATATGCAGGAGGTCGTTGGAAGGGGCATCCGACCGCCCACCCCAGGGACCCAGCTTCTCCAGCCATGCGGTGTGTTCCAGGCTGCGGGCCACGCGGCCCCCCACATCCTGTCCCCACACAGTACGCTCCCACCGGTCCCCCAGTGGCAGTGGGGCCCTGAAGCCTGCTCTGAGCCTCCTACCTTGACAGGGAGTCGTTGGGGTCAAAGCCCAGCAAGGATTCTGAGCAGTGGCTCTCATGTGCTGACTCTCGCCCACTTGCGCTGCTGCGGAAGGAAGTCCCTGCCTTCTCCCCACGTCCAGGCGCCAGTTGTGTCTCACAGAAAGACAACACAGTCGTGGGCTCAGGCCCACCTGGCCACACGGTCCCGGCTCCTCCAGCTCCAGCTGAAAGGGACGCGCACAGCCGTGTGCACAGGTGCAGGCTTGCAAAGTGGCAGAGTGTGTGGGCCATGACCCTGGAGCCTGGGGCGCCGCCACCCCACACTCTAGCGCCTGCGTCGTGGGCGCCCCTGCCCCGGGCAGCCAGCTGAGGCCCTGCGGACGTGCGGACGTGCGGGAGAGCCGCCACCACCCCACAGCCTCTGGAATAAAAGATCCCCCCAAACACTTTGTGGGGTGACAGCCTGTAGTGGTGCCGAGCCTGCCTGCAGCTGCTGCCTGAGGGGGTCCCAGGTTCCTGAGCATCGAGCCTCCCGGGGGTCTCTTGCTGGGAAGCACCCTGCGGGCCACCCCAGCCCCTCCGGGTGACCTCTGGGGGAGACACGGGCACAGCTggctggcctgggcctggggatcGGACCCCCGGGCTGCtcctcacactcacactcccCTGGGGCCCTGGATCCCCATACCTGCGTGGCTCGCGTATGCACGGTAGGGGCCCCTTCTCCTGTGCCCTGGAAGCCGGGTCCCTCTGTGCCCGGGGGCTCCATCCACACCCACACCACCCTGATTGCCTTCCAGGTGGAAGGGCCCCAACTCCGAGGCTCCTTCTAAGCTGGCGGCTTTCATGTGGCAGCAGCCTGTCTCCTCCTGGCTTGTGTCCCAATGGGTCCCCGGCTTCTCCAGCCTTCAAGGCTCCCCGGGTCTCTCGTGGGAGGATTCACCATCACCCCACCCGAGGCTGGAAACCTAGGGCAGTTGCGTCCCAATCGGCTTTTCGGGGGCGTATGTGCCACTGTGTTATTAGACTTTGAACGAGGCCAATTCCCTGTGCCCCCATAGCTTTGTCCTGTGATCCGGCCTCTTCCTACAGCTGCCCTGTCCCTGGTCTCCCAGCTGCTGCCCCTGTGCTCCTGtaccctgccctctgccccttgcctgcCCCCCTTGGGCTTAGGGGGCTCCCCAGTCCCGTGGAGCTCGGGGTCGACCTCAGAGCACTGGACCGGCCTCTGCGTGGACGGAGCCCACTCCGGGATGGTCTTCGAGGTGGCACGTGGTCCCCAGGTGGGCTACCTGTCCGTGACGGGCCAGGCCTCTGCAGCAAAGGAGGCGCCCAGGTGTCCCCTTGGCCCTGGCGGCCCAGGCAGTCCAGATGGCTCCAGCTCTGGCTTCAGGGCCCCTCTGCCCCATGTGTGGGATCGGGCTCGGATCTACCCCTGCCAAGCATCTCTGTGAGGCATCCCCGGGCCCACGCTCTGCATCGGCTGCCCTCTGAGGTCCAGGCCACCCCAGGCCTGTGGTGCCTGCCCACGGGCAATTGGCTCACCACCTGTGGGCCTCCAGCTGTGCCTTCACTGAGGTGCTGCCAGGCTACCTTGCCTGTGGGCCCTGGGCGGATGCTGGGGTCAGGGATGCTGCCCCAGGAGCCTGCTCAGGGACCCCGTGTCAGGGCCAGGCCTTCCCGCGGGCCTGAGCCGCCGGCCGTCCTCAGCTGGGCTCTGGCGGTGCCTCAGCCGGGAGGCAACTTCCATGTGACGTCTTTTCACCCACCGTGACCTCTAAACGAAGGCCTTCGTCGGGTGCAGTTGAGGACAGAGAAACCTCTTCCAAATCTTCAATTAAACGGAGCTTGTCGTTTGGATGATACATTTAGGAACCATGTTTAGCTGCTAGAAATACAGGCGTGGAGGAGTGACTCTGGGCCGTGGGGCCGGTGTAAGCACGGACCGccaggatctcagggtctcagggtcgtcatcccctccacctctgccccgaCAGCTGgccaaggagaggaagggaggacatgggaagagggaggggaggaggggaaggggaaggagcagggaggaggaggaggaggagaggaacgAGATAATTATTTCTAATGGAGCCCAGACAAGGGGTCTGACGTCAGCAGGTGTGGGAGACGGAAGCCTCAGAAGACGCTTCTCCAGGCGACACACTAAGGTCCTAGGGACTGGGACCACCCAGAAGCCGCTGGTGGGGCATCAGCCAGCTGGGGCATCTGCTCCAGGAGACGCTGCATAAACTCAGGCCAAGGGGGAGGAGAAGTGCCCCAGGGAAGCAGGTGCCCCCCAGGGCGTCCTCGGCGCCAATGGCCCTTCCACCGCGTTTCGCATCCGCATCCGCCCGCACTGCTTAGGGAGCCGTTTCCGCGCGGGACAACGGCCGGACGTGCCGGACAAGAGGCTGCGTGCTCGGCGGGCTGTCACGGCGCGGCCTAAACGCTGCCGCTCGGGCTCTTCCCTTGCAgttagggcttgatctcagactAGACCCACCTTCCCAGGGGTCCACGGATTGTTTTTCTTACCCTTGTTGTCTGGGGGGAAACGGAAGGGACAAAACACGCTCAGGCGGTCAGCGGCGTTTGTTGATGCGAAGTCGTTAAGCTGCGCGTTCCCGGGGCTGTGGTTTGTCCTCAGAGACACTCCCCACTGTTGGCCTCAGGAGTTCACCACTAGGAGAGGGGGCGTATGTGTCTGGTACCCACAAGCCTTCACAGCCCAGAGAGAGAGCAGCTCTGAGCCACCAGTGAAACTCAGGCATGAGACCCAGGCTGAGCTTCCCCGGGTCCATGCTGGCCCTTCAGCGCAGCTTGGTGTCACCGCCTGTGGGACATGCGGCCCGCAAGGCTCCAGCGGCTGTCCCATCCTCACCGATGCGTTCAGTTCCCCTGGGGCAGGGCAGCGGGAGGCACCCAGCACCTAACACGTTTCCGTGAGCACCTGCTGAGCCTGGTGCTACCATAGGAGCTGATACCTCACTTGGCTGGACACGGTTACGTGCTCAGATATGTGGTCCTTGGCCTGTGGGAGCACAGACCCCTTTATGACCTGAAGGAAGTTTCAGATTCCAGCATCAAACCATGTACTTAAACACCCACGTGGCACTGTCCCCGTGTGTCTGTCAGCAACCCCCTTGCCATCTCCAACCCTCCGCATTGCCATCTGCTCCTTTGTCTCCCAaacccacccccatcctcccactgTCTCTGACACTCCCACCTCTGTCCCCCCATCTTTATTCCCATGTTTCTACCACCATCaccctgactctgaccctcaGCCCCAATTTTCATTTGCCCATGTCCCCGCATGCCTGCTGCCGCGGTCTCCAGGGCACTATGCATGTCTTGTGCCCTAGGAGGCTGACCTCTGGGGCTGCATCACTTGACCTCCGTCCTTCGGGTTTTCTAGTTACTGTTCAGGTATCACAAAGGTCCAGAAGGAGgtagggtagaaggagagagcaGCTCTGGAGAGACCCCCACTTGGGACCCCTCAACCCCACTGTTGCAAATCCTGATGCTGCCTGGTGCCTTGGGTTCACCACCCCACCACACATCCAATGGCAGGTGGCACATGTTTCCTACTGGAACCCTGGCAGACTTGCAAACCTCATCCTGCCCATGACCTGTCTGCTTTTCTGGGGCCTCACCCATACTTTCCTGCTCAAGGACATGGGGGCCAATCTCCAGACAGCAGGTGGCTGCCTCTCCTGCAGGGGGACAACCAGTGGCTTTGGGGACAGAGCCATGTTTACTCGCTGCAGGACCTCAGGCAAATCAAGGCTCCCTCCTCCGGGAAGCACCTCCACCTCACGTGTGAAGGGGACTCACCATGGGCAGGCACTGGGCCAGGAGCCCACTCCGGGGGATGCACCGGTGGCGGCTGACCTCATTCGGCATGATGCAGCACTGGCTCCTGCACTCAGTGTGGTCAGTGCAGTCGTGCCCGTTGGGCTGGGGATGCAGAGCAGGAGCCTGGCACTTGCCCCCCACTCTCGCCTTGCCCCTACCTGTCGTGGCTCATCTTTTGGCTCACCTTGCGCCAAGGTATACACTGTAGGAAGATAGTCTTGGGCTTGCAGAACGTCTTCATGCTGTCGTTGGTGGTGACACAGCAGTTGCTCTGGCACTCCGAGTGCTCAGAGCAGGTGTGGCTATTGGGCTACCAGGAAATGGAGACCTGGTTCTCTActagcccccctgccccctcccagggtGGCTCTGGGCAGGAgggccctctcccctcctcaccctggCCACCCTGCTCCAACACACCTTCTGCCAGGACAAGCACTTGAGGAAGATGGTCCTGGAAGTGCAGAAAGTCCGCGGGTTCAGGCTATTGGTGACGCAGCAGTGGCTCTGGCACTCTGAGTGACCCTCGCAGGCTTCCCCAATCCCCTGCAAGGCCGAGCACCAGGTGATATAGAGGCCCAGCTTCCCTCCAGGGCGGCTCAGTGTAAGAACActgtccccttctctctgtgttccttCAAGTTTCCTGGAATATTTCCCACCTGGTGGGTCAGATGGCTGGGGGAGcccaaggaaagggagaggaagggagctaACACGGTCTGTATCTCGTGAGCTACCTGGACAGGAGGGTAAACTGAGGTACAGAAGACGAGTGAAGGAGGAGCACGGCAGGAAGGAGACTGTGTCTCGTGGCTttacaggctcagagagggcaggTGCCTCCTGGGGTCACAGAGCCAGCCCAGAGCTGTGTCTggggccccaccccacccccgggaggCCACCTGCTCTCAAAGCCTTTGATCAAAGTTCTCAAACTTTTGGTGTCAAAATTCCTTTGCAAACTCAAAAAGTTACTAAGGGCCCCAAAACTGTCGTTGGTGTGGGTTCTACCTACTGAATTTTCCGGCGTAGGCACTAACTCTGAGAGAAGCTTTGCATAAACTTGCTTAAAAGTAGTATCCTCGTCCACTGTTGACATAAATAGCAACTTTTAAATGACAAACAGGtatattttccaaagcaaaacaaaatgtgctgagcacagagtggtGCCATTGCACCCTGGGTACAGCACTTCCTACCTGCTGCGGGAGGCGGGGGCCTGTAGcatggggagggggtgcagggcagaGCCCTGAACACAGTCCGTAGCAGCCAACGGAGCTCGGGGGTCTCCCTACAGGGCTGGTGGGCCCAGGGCCCCGGAGCACATGGGGCTGCTGCCTCCTCGCGTTTTCACACAGGAAAAATGTGTTTGGTTTTGAAGGTCTTCGAGCAGCTGGAGCTGGGGAAGGCGCTCAGGGCTGGGGGCGAGGCGGCTTTGCGGGGAGAAGCGGCCAGAGGAGGAAGCTCAGCCCTGCGGCCCACGCCAGCTGCCCAGGCTGACCACCGTGtgcagcagggaggggaggagggacagcagGACGGGCCCTCCCGAGTTGTCCACACCCCTCCCAGTACAGACCCTTGCTctgctccccccccacctcctcccacgcCGTCTGGCCTGGATTTGGTGTTGGAGTCCTGGGCACCAGAATCAGGCGTTCTGAATGCCCAAATGCCTGGGGAAGGGGACGTGCTCCCAGGTACCCTCCTTTTCAAGAGCCCAGATGAGACTGGGTGGATGGGGGCATGCACCTGCAGGAAAGGAGCTGGGGGCCCCAGAGAGCCCGTGAGGGGGGCGCCTCCGCTGGTGCAACGCCGTGGGGTGTACACTTACCTTATGGGACGGGAACGGGATCCTGGTCCTCCAGGCCATGGATgtgggcagcaggaggagcagcaagaCCAGATGCCCAGCACACGCCATTGGGCTCACGGCTGGCCAGCGCCCCAGACGCCAGCCCTGTCCCCACGGCCCCCGGGTGGGCACCCAcaaccttcccccacccctgcccaatCTTTCTCTTGCaaaataggttctttttttt
This genomic interval from Vulpes lagopus strain Blue_001 chromosome 14, ASM1834538v1, whole genome shotgun sequence contains the following:
- the LRCOL1 gene encoding leucine-rich colipase-like protein 1 codes for the protein MARDSARGGRRRAPCGLGARAGEPHGTAPGRGLARPAPPPGRVRAGLGARGVYLAGAGQGIGEACEGHSECQSHCCVTNSLNPRTFCTSRTIFLKCLSWQKPNSHTCSEHSECQSNCCVTTNDSMKTFCKPKTIFLQCIPWRKPNGHDCTDHTECRSQCCIMPNEVSRHRCIPRSGLLAQCLPMAKDHISEHVTVSSQVRYQLLWGTERIGEDGTAAGALRAACPTGGDTKLR